From the genome of Candidatus Promineifilum breve, one region includes:
- a CDS encoding UBP-type zinc finger domain-containing protein, which yields MNDAAIVHDAVRRVKAGELKRPTNCIHVDQLLEIGPNTVGCEDCLRTGDKWVHLRVCLTCGYVGCCNSSPNKHASRHAKEAGHPVVMSMEGGEEWMWCYVDEDFIVPRRR from the coding sequence ATGAACGACGCCGCCATCGTCCACGATGCCGTCCGCCGCGTGAAGGCCGGCGAATTGAAGCGCCCCACCAACTGCATCCATGTCGATCAATTGCTGGAGATCGGGCCGAACACCGTGGGCTGCGAGGACTGCCTGCGCACGGGCGACAAGTGGGTGCACCTGCGCGTCTGCCTGACCTGCGGCTACGTCGGTTGCTGCAATAGCTCCCCCAACAAGCACGCCTCGCGCCACGCCAAGGAAGCCGGCCACCCCGTCGTCATGTCGATGGAGGGCGGCGAAGAGTGGATGTGGTGCTACGTGGATGAGGACTTCATCGTCCCCCGCCGGCGATGA